In Clostridia bacterium, the following are encoded in one genomic region:
- a CDS encoding aminotransferase class III-fold pyridoxal phosphate-dependent enzyme yields the protein MSRNYSNSNILLERAKRVTPLGAQTYSKSYRYFCEGNSPSFIEKGEGCYVWDIDGNKYIDFICALGPVIIGYNDARVNKAIIAQLEKGISFSMSSRVELELAEKLTEIIPCAEMVRFVKNGSDATTAAIRLARAYTNRDIVAVCGYHGMHDWYIGSTVNNRGVPKQVCELTKTFEYNNIDSLKEVFNKYPNQVAAVILEPIQGNGAEEGYLQVLKELVHSNGAILVFDEVVSGFRYALGGASELYNVVPDMAAFGKGMGNGLPISVLAGKKEIMELIGTKGVFISTTFGGEALSLSGALETIKVLEQPGTYEYIWKLGKMMLNGIQTLVEKYDVSEAVKLTGLPPHGGVVFEGIGSLDYLDINSVYQQRMIDMGILTVGVNNICLSHTEREVAKYLEATESAILDIRRARENDSLDGILHGGKVNPIFKRNSR from the coding sequence ATGTCAAGAAATTACAGCAATAGTAACATTCTACTCGAAAGAGCAAAAAGGGTTACACCATTAGGGGCACAAACTTACAGTAAGAGTTACAGGTATTTTTGTGAAGGAAACTCCCCATCTTTTATTGAAAAAGGTGAGGGGTGTTATGTATGGGATATTGATGGAAATAAATATATTGATTTCATCTGTGCATTAGGACCTGTTATTATAGGTTATAATGATGCTCGTGTAAATAAAGCCATTATTGCTCAATTAGAAAAGGGAATTTCTTTTTCTATGTCGTCAAGGGTTGAACTAGAACTTGCAGAAAAGTTAACAGAGATAATTCCTTGCGCAGAGATGGTCAGATTTGTAAAGAACGGTTCAGATGCTACAACTGCTGCTATAAGGTTGGCAAGAGCTTATACGAATAGAGATATAGTAGCTGTATGCGGCTATCATGGAATGCACGATTGGTATATAGGTTCAACTGTTAATAATAGGGGCGTTCCTAAGCAAGTATGTGAATTAACTAAGACTTTTGAATATAATAACATTGATTCTCTGAAGGAAGTTTTTAATAAGTACCCTAATCAGGTAGCGGCTGTTATCTTAGAGCCTATTCAAGGAAATGGTGCAGAAGAAGGTTATTTGCAAGTATTAAAGGAACTTGTTCACTCAAATGGTGCGATTTTGGTTTTTGATGAGGTAGTCTCGGGATTCAGATATGCTCTAGGCGGTGCATCAGAGCTTTATAATGTAGTGCCTGACATGGCTGCTTTTGGTAAAGGTATGGGTAATGGCCTTCCGATTTCTGTATTAGCAGGCAAAAAGGAGATTATGGAACTAATAGGCACTAAGGGAGTGTTTATTTCTACTACTTTTGGTGGAGAGGCGTTATCATTATCTGGTGCTTTGGAAACAATTAAAGTTCTTGAGCAACCCGGAACTTATGAATATATTTGGAAGCTTGGAAAAATGATGCTAAATGGAATCCAGACTCTTGTAGAGAAGTATGATGTTAGTGAGGCTGTAAAATTGACAGGGCTACCTCCTCACGGGGGAGTAGTGTTTGAAGGAATAGGCTCATTAGATTATCTAGATATAAACTCGGTTTACCAGCAGAGAATGATAGATATGGGAATATTGACAGTTGGAGTAAATAATATTTGTTTATCACATACGGAAAGGGAAGTTGCCAAATATTTAGAGGCTACAGAAAGTGCCATTCTAGATATTAGAAGGGCAAGAGAGAACGATTCTTTAGATGGAATTTTACATGGGGGAAAGGTTAATCCCATATTTAAGAGAAATTCTAGATAA
- the pseI gene encoding pseudaminic acid synthase, with the protein MPKSINIGYRTIGEGNPCYIIAEMSANHAGDINNAMEIIYAAKESGADCIKIQTYTPDTLTIDCNNDYFQIKEGTWKGENLYNLYKKAYTPWEWQSDLKKEADKIGIDFLSTPFDKTAVDFLESIDVKFYKIASFELVDIPLIKYVASKGKPIILSTGMASLGEIEMAVKTMESQGNDKICLLKCSSSYPAIPVDMNLLTLKHLSDSFDVPVGLSDHSYGSVSSIAAVALGAKVIEKHFCLSKEIDNPDVSFSMEPDQFKKMVGDIRNVEKAIGEISYEISEREASSRIFRKSIFVVENIKKGECFTEQNIRVIRPGNGLEPKYYEEVLGERASRDIDRGTPLNWKMVE; encoded by the coding sequence ATGCCAAAATCTATTAATATCGGATATAGAACCATAGGGGAAGGTAATCCCTGTTATATAATTGCAGAGATGTCGGCAAACCATGCTGGAGATATAAACAATGCGATGGAGATAATTTATGCCGCAAAAGAATCAGGAGCAGACTGCATTAAAATTCAAACATATACACCGGATACTTTAACAATTGATTGTAACAACGACTACTTCCAAATAAAAGAAGGGACATGGAAGGGCGAGAATCTATACAATCTATATAAGAAGGCATATACTCCGTGGGAATGGCAGAGCGATTTAAAGAAAGAGGCAGATAAGATAGGAATAGATTTCCTGTCCACCCCATTTGACAAGACAGCGGTAGACTTCTTAGAAAGTATAGACGTGAAATTTTATAAGATTGCGTCGTTTGAATTAGTTGATATACCTTTGATAAAATACGTTGCGTCTAAAGGAAAACCTATTATTCTTTCAACAGGCATGGCTAGCCTCGGGGAAATAGAAATGGCAGTTAAAACTATGGAATCCCAGGGTAATGATAAAATTTGCCTGTTAAAATGTTCAAGTTCTTATCCGGCTATACCAGTTGATATGAATCTATTGACTTTAAAGCATTTAAGTGATTCCTTTGATGTACCGGTAGGGTTATCCGATCATTCGTACGGTTCGGTAAGTTCAATAGCAGCAGTGGCATTAGGTGCTAAAGTGATTGAAAAACACTTTTGCTTAAGTAAGGAAATTGATAACCCTGATGTTTCATTTTCGATGGAACCTGATCAATTTAAAAAAATGGTTGGAGATATTAGAAATGTTGAAAAGGCTATTGGGGAAATCAGCTATGAAATATCTGAACGTGAAGCATCTAGTAGAATCTTCAGAAAATCTATATTTGTTGTTGAAAATATAAAAAAGGGTGAGTGTTTTACAGAACAAAATATAAGAGTTATTAGGCCTGGAAATGGTCTTGAGCCAAAATACTATGAAGAAGTATTGGGAGAGCGTGCATCCAGAGATATTGACAGAGGCACTCCTTTGAACTGGAAAATGGTTGAATAG
- a CDS encoding methionyl-tRNA formyltransferase produces MVVIRILFMGGHELGKIALESLIKSNKNIIGVVITDTTDEWYKGVDEVAQKHSILVFKEKNINNTDFVVTVRKMSPELIVVVNFDQILKEEIISIPIKGCINTHASLLPKYRGRAPLNWAIINGEKETGVTVHYINKGIDTGDIIVQVSIDIEENDYIEDILGKVKKVYSYIVKDSVEKIIKGTVVPIKQDISSGCYCSKRTPKDGQINWDKPAIQIYNLIRATSEPYPGSYTYYNGFKVIIWKAELAEQDQKHREYKNGKVLEVRDNHILVKSVGNNLKITKYDIISDKNQFVRIRENESFNFKDDIND; encoded by the coding sequence ATGGTTGTTATTAGAATTTTATTTATGGGTGGACATGAGCTTGGAAAAATTGCTCTCGAAAGTCTCATTAAAAGTAACAAAAACATTATTGGTGTTGTTATAACCGATACCACAGATGAGTGGTATAAGGGTGTAGATGAGGTTGCCCAAAAGCATAGTATACTGGTTTTTAAAGAAAAGAATATTAATAATACAGACTTTGTAGTGACGGTAAGGAAAATGTCACCAGAATTAATTGTAGTAGTTAATTTCGATCAAATATTAAAAGAAGAAATTATTAGTATCCCAATAAAAGGGTGTATAAACACACATGCTTCATTACTTCCTAAATATAGGGGTAGAGCACCTCTTAATTGGGCAATTATTAATGGTGAAAAGGAAACCGGTGTTACAGTACACTATATAAATAAAGGTATTGATACAGGCGATATAATAGTTCAGGTTAGTATAGATATTGAAGAGAATGATTATATAGAAGATATTCTAGGAAAAGTAAAGAAAGTATATTCATATATAGTTAAAGATAGTGTTGAGAAAATTATTAAAGGTACAGTTGTTCCTATAAAACAAGATATATCTAGTGGGTGCTATTGTTCAAAAAGAACGCCTAAGGATGGTCAGATAAACTGGGATAAGCCAGCAATACAAATATATAACTTAATTAGGGCTACCTCTGAACCTTATCCAGGTTCTTATACTTATTATAACGGGTTTAAGGTTATCATTTGGAAAGCAGAATTGGCAGAACAGGATCAGAAACATAGAGAGTATAAAAATGGGAAGGTTCTAGAGGTTCGGGATAATCATATTTTAGTGAAATCTGTGGGTAATAATTTGAAGATTACCAAGTACGACATAATAAGTGATAAAAACCAATTTGTTAGAATAAGAGAAAATGAAAGTTTTAATTTCAAGGATGATATAAATGATTAA
- the pseG gene encoding UDP-2,4-diacetamido-2,4,6-trideoxy-beta-L-altropyranose hydrolase, which translates to MIKVAFRADGGPQMGMGHIIRCLSLASEFRKQGFDVIFLSKYQEGIDRIINEKFEIFRLESTFSAVEHEQGFHYGDMLSLEKEAGEIIKCINENCIDILVVDSYNVTHEYLLLIKKFVKILSYIDDINKFTYPVNILINGNITGEYMNYTKYYNDEIMLLGPKYNLIRNEFKNIPLRSINRKINKIMITTGGADPYNLTCKIVEDLMEDSYFNNITFNIIVGNAFTNKEEIIKMVGRYSNLILHENVKSMAKIMLDSDIAISSGGSTLYELCACGTPTTAIILANNQEFIVKKMDEAGYVIDLGWYNEMKKDIITKKIKQLSENYSHRLELCKRAIGLIDGYGTERIVEVFRKYINVLL; encoded by the coding sequence ATGATTAAAGTAGCCTTTAGGGCGGATGGTGGACCGCAAATGGGAATGGGGCATATTATAAGATGCCTTTCATTAGCCAGCGAATTTAGAAAGCAAGGTTTTGATGTAATTTTTCTCAGTAAATATCAAGAAGGAATTGATCGGATAATTAATGAAAAATTTGAAATTTTCCGCTTAGAAAGCACATTTAGTGCTGTAGAGCATGAACAAGGATTCCATTATGGAGATATGTTATCTTTGGAAAAAGAAGCAGGAGAAATAATAAAGTGCATTAATGAAAACTGTATTGATATATTGGTTGTAGACAGTTATAACGTAACACATGAGTATTTACTGCTAATAAAAAAATTTGTAAAGATACTTTCATATATTGATGATATTAATAAGTTTACATACCCTGTTAATATTCTTATAAATGGAAATATTACAGGAGAATATATGAATTATACCAAATACTATAATGATGAGATTATGCTGCTAGGGCCTAAATACAATTTAATAAGAAATGAGTTTAAAAATATTCCTTTAAGAAGTATTAATAGAAAGATAAATAAGATAATGATAACTACGGGAGGAGCTGATCCGTACAATCTTACCTGTAAGATAGTAGAGGATTTAATGGAAGATAGTTACTTTAACAATATTACTTTTAATATTATTGTTGGTAATGCGTTTACAAATAAAGAGGAAATAATAAAAATGGTTGGAAGATATAGTAATTTAATCCTACATGAAAATGTGAAAAGTATGGCCAAAATTATGCTCGATTCAGATATAGCAATATCATCAGGTGGAAGTACTCTTTATGAATTATGTGCTTGCGGGACTCCAACTACGGCAATTATCCTTGCAAATAATCAGGAGTTCATAGTAAAAAAGATGGATGAGGCTGGATATGTAATTGATTTAGGATGGTATAATGAAATGAAAAAAGATATCATAACAAAAAAGATAAAGCAACTATCTGAGAACTATAGCCATAGACTTGAATTGTGTAAAAGAGCAATAGGATTGATAGATGGTTATGGAACAGAGCGGATAGTTGAAGTCTTTAGAAAGTATATTAATGTATTGTTGTAA
- a CDS encoding oligosaccharide flippase family protein has product MEKTDSLKKRYLYKLLTNIAGFCISLFSQGIVLRGLGPKNFGDFNFLTSNLSQIVSFFDMGSSIGFYTKLSKRPKEKGLVYYYLYFVGIVFFLIFVFVLMTHLTTIYEKLWPDQALKFIYLAAGYAIINWALQIINSIGDAFGLTVSTERARIAQKIFNAVVIMLFFYLGVLNLTNYFLCYYLSMLLLIFLLARIINKDNNIFKGHWKASIQDIKEYTYEFYTYCHPLFIYSFFGVLFSILDRWMLQSFAGSVQQGFFGLSYQLSSICFAFTGAMTPLLTREFSIAYANKDFSGMARLFRRFIPLMYSVTAFFACFTAVQAEKVIYILGGTSYKGALLPVIIMAFYPIHQTYGQMSGSIFYAADKTKTYRNIGITLMVVGLPITYILIAPKSIMGLDTGAVGLAAKMVLMQFLGVNVQLYFNAKLLKLKFWKYVLHQLISVSFFIGIGLVSAIIGDILLGLKENTFASFIVEGVIYTVIVLVLVYLIPEIVGLSKKDVKSFSNILITKYISRLKD; this is encoded by the coding sequence ATGGAAAAAACTGATTCATTAAAAAAAAGGTATTTATATAAGCTGCTTACAAATATTGCAGGTTTCTGTATAAGCCTTTTTTCACAGGGTATAGTTTTGAGGGGTCTTGGACCTAAGAATTTTGGTGATTTTAACTTCTTAACAAGTAATTTATCGCAAATAGTCAGTTTCTTTGACATGGGCTCTTCAATAGGGTTTTATACAAAATTATCAAAAAGGCCAAAGGAAAAAGGATTAGTTTACTATTACCTGTATTTTGTTGGGATAGTATTTTTTTTAATCTTTGTATTTGTTCTTATGACTCATCTAACAACGATTTATGAGAAATTGTGGCCAGATCAGGCATTGAAATTTATTTATCTCGCTGCAGGGTATGCAATAATAAATTGGGCTCTTCAAATAATAAATAGTATAGGGGATGCATTTGGTCTCACGGTTTCAACTGAGCGAGCTCGGATAGCACAAAAAATATTTAATGCTGTAGTAATTATGCTCTTTTTCTACCTTGGTGTTTTAAATCTTACTAATTACTTTTTGTGTTATTATTTATCAATGCTTTTATTGATTTTTTTATTAGCAAGAATAATTAACAAGGACAATAATATATTTAAAGGACACTGGAAGGCATCAATACAAGATATTAAAGAATATACATATGAGTTTTATACTTACTGCCATCCTCTTTTTATTTATTCTTTTTTTGGGGTATTATTCTCTATTTTAGATAGGTGGATGCTTCAAAGTTTTGCAGGAAGTGTTCAACAGGGTTTTTTTGGACTTTCGTATCAGTTAAGCTCAATATGTTTTGCTTTTACGGGTGCAATGACGCCGTTATTAACAAGAGAATTTTCTATTGCATATGCTAATAAAGATTTTAGCGGTATGGCAAGATTGTTTCGACGGTTTATTCCACTTATGTATTCAGTTACGGCTTTTTTTGCATGTTTTACAGCTGTACAAGCCGAAAAAGTAATTTATATACTTGGGGGGACTTCTTATAAAGGTGCACTTTTACCGGTTATAATAATGGCTTTTTACCCGATTCATCAGACTTATGGGCAGATGAGCGGCAGCATTTTTTATGCAGCTGATAAAACGAAGACATATAGAAATATTGGAATAACTCTCATGGTTGTCGGTCTACCGATTACATATATATTAATTGCGCCAAAAAGCATAATGGGTCTAGATACTGGAGCAGTAGGCTTGGCTGCAAAGATGGTTCTTATGCAGTTTCTCGGGGTAAATGTACAGCTATACTTTAATGCAAAATTGTTAAAGTTAAAGTTTTGGAAATATGTGCTACATCAACTTATTAGTGTTAGTTTTTTCATTGGTATAGGATTAGTTTCAGCTATTATAGGAGATATACTTTTAGGACTAAAAGAAAATACTTTTGCTAGCTTTATAGTTGAAGGGGTAATATACACTGTAATTGTACTTGTATTAGTGTATTTAATACCTGAAATAGTGGGACTAAGCAAAAAGGATGTTAAGTCATTCTCGAATATACTTATAACTAAGTATATATCTAGATTGAAGGATTGA
- a CDS encoding LIC12162 family protein, translating into MKNLKDEATTYFVATTALEDFWDKSKPIIFLGEWCMRHSRKEGWENLDHKVVTNMWEDVNKHREAFYYILDLYERVLDSLGNSLNTLHGVNYSNRYWRILLGPWLYHYLSSTYDRFLSIKMIMTDYGQFETMGLKEESFFVPEDTIEFISLINDDPYNLQFYTKIMTFFNIKFEKKYLDITPEQIGYSGPITLKKKFSDKINEVLKSIVRLVSNKNSILMTLSNFRRNNILKMTIGSCGKILPFEFNNSKKIGFMPVNQESRLVVKNFFNINSNNEFEIFLSTVIANDIPKCFIEGYNEIKRGVEKNYPLNIKALFTVYGWYFDETFKQWAGMLTERGVHLLGAQHGGNYGVEEFFFFDRHETKISDRFYSWGWDRFTNTANIVPMPAPKLVDRNKIEAHNNFEGILYTTTSITRYLVRFQEPKSFSDNYENWQKRFVCTISSNIRERIRIRLHGEMFGRDYDMKWKELKYGHLIESYDSISFLESMTQCRIYVCDHLSTTFLEALSANKPTILFWDPEMFVLNSEAEVDYSELRRMGILYYTPEEAAVAINRIYPNVEEWWNDNERQEVIINFCKKYVLVSDSALNQWLRELKKI; encoded by the coding sequence TTGAAGAATCTGAAAGATGAAGCTACTACATATTTTGTTGCTACTACAGCTTTAGAAGATTTTTGGGACAAATCAAAACCCATAATTTTTCTTGGCGAGTGGTGTATGCGGCATAGTAGAAAAGAAGGTTGGGAAAACCTTGATCATAAGGTTGTTACTAATATGTGGGAAGATGTAAATAAGCATAGAGAAGCATTTTACTATATACTTGATTTATATGAAAGAGTATTGGATTCACTAGGAAATAGCCTAAACACTTTACATGGTGTAAATTATAGCAACAGGTATTGGAGGATATTGCTTGGCCCGTGGCTCTACCATTACTTAAGCAGTACGTATGACAGATTTTTGTCTATAAAAATGATCATGACTGATTACGGTCAGTTTGAAACAATGGGATTAAAGGAAGAATCTTTTTTTGTACCGGAAGATACAATTGAATTTATTTCATTAATTAATGATGATCCTTACAATCTTCAATTTTATACTAAAATAATGACTTTCTTTAACATTAAATTTGAAAAGAAGTATCTTGATATTACTCCAGAACAGATAGGGTATTCTGGTCCAATCACTCTAAAAAAGAAGTTTAGTGATAAAATCAATGAGGTGCTTAAATCTATTGTTAGATTAGTCAGCAACAAAAACTCTATCTTAATGACACTATCCAATTTTAGAAGAAATAATATTCTAAAAATGACAATAGGGTCATGTGGAAAAATATTGCCATTTGAGTTTAATAATTCGAAAAAGATTGGTTTTATGCCAGTGAACCAAGAAAGTAGGTTAGTGGTAAAGAATTTTTTTAATATTAATTCTAATAATGAGTTTGAAATATTTTTATCAACAGTAATAGCTAATGACATACCAAAATGCTTTATTGAGGGATATAACGAAATAAAAAGGGGAGTTGAAAAAAATTATCCGCTAAATATTAAAGCATTATTTACAGTTTATGGCTGGTATTTTGATGAGACTTTCAAGCAATGGGCTGGGATGCTAACCGAAAGAGGCGTGCATCTTTTAGGTGCCCAACATGGGGGTAATTATGGCGTTGAAGAGTTTTTTTTCTTTGACAGGCATGAAACAAAAATATCAGATAGGTTCTATTCGTGGGGATGGGATAGATTTACTAATACTGCAAACATAGTACCTATGCCAGCACCTAAACTTGTTGACAGGAATAAAATTGAAGCACATAATAATTTTGAAGGTATTCTATATACAACAACTTCTATAACAAGATATTTAGTAAGGTTTCAGGAACCAAAAAGTTTTTCGGATAATTATGAAAACTGGCAGAAAAGATTTGTTTGTACAATTTCTTCAAATATACGAGAAAGAATCCGTATACGTCTCCACGGTGAAATGTTCGGAAGAGATTATGACATGAAATGGAAGGAACTGAAATACGGACATCTTATAGAAAGTTATGATAGTATTAGTTTTTTAGAGAGCATGACCCAATGCCGTATTTATGTTTGCGACCATTTATCTACAACGTTTCTGGAGGCACTTTCTGCGAATAAACCAACAATTTTGTTCTGGGATCCGGAAATGTTTGTGCTTAATAGTGAAGCAGAAGTAGATTATAGCGAATTACGAAGGATGGGAATTTTATATTATACACCAGAAGAGGCGGCGGTGGCTATAAATAGAATATACCCCAATGTGGAAGAATGGTGGAATGATAATGAAAGGCAGGAGGTTATAATTAATTTCTGCAAAAAATATGTTTTAGTATCTGACTCTGCTTTAAATCAATGGCTGCGAGAACTAAAAAAGATATGA
- a CDS encoding acyltransferase, which translates to MTFNVFKKVQREKNNKKFLYDRICALYIKGQDFLSVFFGTFVFRLKAFMFGVEYGRGIKCYGPIHIIRAVGSKISVGNNVMFLSSSPRCTASSIYAPVRLKTYSDTAQIIIEDDAGINGTSITARTRCIYIGRNTRLAPNVTIMDSDFHALWPPETRMENPALEEDRDVRIGNNVWIATQCIILKGVTIGENSIIAAGSVVTGDIPPNVIAGGVPAKVIRNLP; encoded by the coding sequence ATGACATTCAATGTATTTAAGAAAGTACAAAGAGAAAAAAACAACAAAAAGTTCTTATACGATCGCATATGTGCTTTATATATAAAGGGACAAGACTTTTTGTCTGTTTTTTTTGGCACCTTTGTTTTTAGGCTAAAAGCATTCATGTTTGGAGTGGAATATGGAAGAGGTATCAAATGTTATGGACCAATACATATAATAAGGGCGGTAGGAAGTAAAATAAGTGTAGGTAATAATGTAATGTTCTTATCATCTTCTCCAAGATGCACTGCTAGCTCAATATATGCACCAGTGAGGCTAAAGACATATTCTGATACAGCACAAATTATTATTGAAGATGATGCAGGAATTAACGGAACGTCTATTACAGCTAGGACAAGATGCATCTATATAGGTAGGAATACAAGGTTGGCACCTAATGTTACAATAATGGATTCAGATTTTCATGCTTTATGGCCACCTGAAACAAGAATGGAGAATCCTGCTTTGGAAGAAGATAGGGATGTAAGAATTGGTAATAATGTTTGGATAGCAACACAGTGTATCATACTTAAAGGGGTAACAATAGGGGAAAATTCAATTATTGCAGCAGGTAGCGTTGTAACTGGAGACATACCTCCAAATGTCATAGCTGGTGGAGTACCTGCAAAAGTAATTCGAAATTTACCATAG
- a CDS encoding aldolase/citrate lyase family protein — protein sequence MINLKQKLQKKELTIGSWISIGHPNVAEIMAQSGFEWLTIDLEHSAISISQAQELIRVIELSDVVPLVRIGENDPTIIKRVMDAGAHGIIVPMVNSKEEAEAAVSAMRYPPVGKRGVGLSRAQKYGYGFDDYRKWVENDSVLVVQIEHINAVENLEGILRTPGIDAFMVGPYDLSGSLGIPGDFTHPKMIEALNEIKRISEKMNATSGFHVVFPQKESVNQKIKDGYSFIAYGVDFIYIGDSCRRALKEIDGNRFAEA from the coding sequence ATGATAAATCTGAAACAAAAACTCCAAAAGAAAGAACTTACTATAGGTTCATGGATCAGTATAGGGCATCCGAATGTTGCAGAAATAATGGCCCAGTCTGGATTTGAGTGGCTGACGATTGACTTGGAACATAGCGCCATATCAATCAGTCAAGCCCAGGAGCTCATCAGGGTGATTGAATTGTCAGATGTTGTTCCTTTAGTTAGAATTGGGGAGAATGATCCTACTATCATAAAGAGGGTCATGGATGCAGGTGCCCATGGTATAATCGTCCCAATGGTCAACTCAAAGGAGGAAGCTGAGGCGGCAGTCAGTGCTATGAGGTATCCACCTGTTGGAAAACGTGGGGTAGGCTTATCCAGGGCACAAAAATATGGTTATGGATTTGATGACTACAGAAAATGGGTAGAAAATGACAGTGTACTGGTAGTGCAGATAGAGCATATAAATGCAGTAGAAAACCTGGAGGGAATATTGAGAACTCCAGGAATTGATGCTTTTATGGTGGGGCCATATGATCTTTCGGGTTCACTTGGTATTCCAGGAGATTTTACACATCCCAAAATGATCGAAGCTCTTAATGAGATAAAAAGGATTTCGGAAAAAATGAATGCAACCTCCGGATTCCATGTAGTTTTTCCGCAAAAGGAATCGGTCAATCAAAAGATAAAAGATGGTTACTCTTTTATTGCATATGGAGTAGACTTTATATATATTGGAGATTCCTGCAGAAGGGCATTGAAAGAAATAGATGGAAATAGATTTGCGGAGGCTTGA
- a CDS encoding class I SAM-dependent methyltransferase: MKENDIRKKEAHETYLRLVKEDCEKYFSDSESFYIGRCPACVNESYSSQFEKSSFKYVTCDSCNTLYAKTRPSLDKLNEFYSKSVSTSYWVNEFFMPVAEARREKIFRPRAEYFAQRFGEDPQWRIGDIGAGFGIFLDELRKLWPSSSYTAIEPSSEQAEICRKQGFQTECSMLEDLKGYDDYFDFLTAFELMEHLSDPAEFLSKVHRLLKPGGWLWMSTLNGEGFDIQVLWKDSKSIYPPAHINFFNPDSLSSLLESVGFEVLEAETPGQLDWNIVEDAISIRDEKEDRFWKLVAKKATPEAKKELQEWIKNNRFSSHMRILARKR; this comes from the coding sequence ATGAAAGAAAATGATATTCGTAAAAAGGAAGCACATGAGACATATTTAAGACTGGTCAAGGAAGATTGTGAAAAATATTTTAGCGATTCAGAAAGCTTTTATATAGGTAGGTGTCCTGCATGTGTGAATGAAAGCTATTCTAGCCAATTTGAAAAGAGCTCTTTCAAATACGTGACATGTGACAGCTGCAATACCTTATATGCAAAGACAAGACCTTCGCTGGATAAGCTCAATGAATTCTATTCTAAGTCGGTTTCTACTTCATATTGGGTCAATGAGTTTTTTATGCCTGTTGCGGAAGCCAGAAGAGAGAAAATTTTCCGACCAAGGGCGGAGTACTTTGCTCAACGCTTCGGTGAGGATCCACAGTGGAGAATAGGAGATATCGGAGCCGGGTTTGGTATTTTCTTGGATGAATTACGGAAGCTTTGGCCTAGCTCCAGCTATACAGCGATAGAGCCATCTAGTGAGCAGGCGGAGATTTGCCGGAAGCAAGGATTCCAAACCGAGTGTTCAATGTTAGAAGATTTAAAAGGATATGATGATTACTTTGATTTCCTGACAGCCTTTGAATTGATGGAGCATCTGTCAGATCCAGCAGAGTTTCTGTCAAAAGTACATAGACTGTTAAAGCCGGGGGGGTGGCTCTGGATGAGTACTCTTAACGGAGAAGGCTTTGATATTCAGGTTCTTTGGAAAGATTCAAAAAGTATCTATCCTCCTGCACATATCAACTTTTTTAATCCTGATTCACTCAGTAGTCTGCTTGAATCTGTCGGATTTGAGGTATTAGAGGCGGAAACCCCCGGGCAGCTAGACTGGAATATAGTAGAAGATGCAATTAGTATAAGGGATGAAAAAGAAGATAGATTTTGGAAACTGGTAGCAAAAAAAGCTACTCCTGAAGCTAAGAAGGAATTGCAGGAATGGATAAAAAATAACAGATTCAGTTCTCACATGAGGATATTAGCAAGGAAAAGGTAG